In a single window of the Raphanus sativus cultivar WK10039 chromosome 9, ASM80110v3, whole genome shotgun sequence genome:
- the LOC108827821 gene encoding uncharacterized protein LOC108827821, producing MDSILTVGIASVVIGALIAVFFFGSYLRKRTSEVHSMAKAEPQEAPIRVVPKSNPKKNHPKSHATDKNQNKRHHPLDLNTLKGHGDSVNALSFSSDGKSLATACGDGVIRVFKLDDASSKSFKFLRINLQAGGHPTAVSFADDASSIVVSCHTMSGSSLYMYGEEKKTENQSKLPLPSIKWERHNIHDKRSVLTISGATATYGTADGSTVIASCSEGTDIILWHGKTGKNLGHVDTNQLKNHMAAVSPNGRFLAAAAFTADVKVWEIVYQKDGSVKEVSRVMQLKGHKSAVTWLCFSPNSDKIITASKDGSIRLWNINVRYHMDEDPKTLKVFPIPLCDAGGNPLHYDRLSLCPEGKILAATHGSTLQWLCAETGSVLDTAEKAHEGDITCISWAPKAMTVGERKAQVLATAGVDKKVKLWEAPTSQSV from the exons ATGGATTCGATCCTTACCGTAGGCATCGCATCTGTTGTTATCGGTGCGTTGATAGCCGTCTTCTTCTTCGGCAGCTACTTGAGGAAGCGGACATCGGAGGTGCATTCCATGGCCAAAGCGGAGCCTCAGGAAGCTCCGATCCGGGTTGTTCCCAAATCCAATCCCAAGAAGAATCATCCCAAATCTCACGCCACCGACAAG AATCAGAACAAGCGTCATCATCCTCTAGACTTGAACACGTTGAAAGGACACGGTGATTCCGTTAATGCCCTCTCTTTCTCATCTGATGGAAAGAGCTTAGCCACAG CTTGCGGTGATGGAGTCATCAGAGTTTTCAAGCTAGATGATGCCTCAAGCAAAAGCTTCAA atTTTTAAGGATCAATCTTCAAGCTGGAGGACATCCGACCGCTGTGTCATTTGCAGATGATGCCTCCTCTATTGTCGTGTCTTGTCATACTATGTCTGGTTCGTCTCTCTACATGTACGGTGAAGAAAAGAAAACGGAGAACCAGTCCAAGCTTCCTCTTCCTTCCATCAAATGGGAGCGCCATAATATCCATGACAAGAGATCTGTCCTTACCATCTCTGGAGCTACCGCCACTTACGGTACTGCTGATGGAAGTACTGTCATTGCCTCTTGTTCCGAAG GGACTGATATCATACTTTGGCATGGGAAAACTGGGAAGAATTTGGGACATGTTGATACAAACCAGTTGAAGAACCACATGGCTGCTGTCTCACCTAATGGACGGTTTTTAGCTGCTGCTGCATTTACCGCTGATGTCAAG GTCTGGGAAATTGTGTATCAGAAAGATGGTTCCGTCAAGGAGGTTTCAAGAGTTATGCAACTCAAAGGCCACAAG AGTGCAGTGACTTGGTTATGCTTTTCTCCAAACTCTGACAAAATCATTACCGCTTCTAAAGATGGTTCAATAAGACTCTGGAACATCAATG TCCGGTATCATATGGATGAGGATCCAAAGACTTTGAAGGTGTTCCCGATTCCACTTTGCGATGCGGGGGGAAACCCGTTGCACTATGATCGGCTCAGTTTGTGCCCGGAGGGGAAAATATTGGCAGCCACCCATGGTTCCACATTGCAGTGGTTATGTGCTGAAACTGGAAGTGTTCTGGACACTGCTGAGAAAGCCCACGAAG GGGATATCACATGCATTTCATGGGCACCCAAGGCAATGACAGTTG GGGAGAGAAAGGCGCAGGTATTAGCGACAGCAGGGGTTGACAAGAAAGTGAAGCTGTGGGAAGCTCCAACGTCGCAGTCTGTCTAA